The genomic region GTAAGAAACCAATGGCAACGGAAGAACCACCAATGTCTCCTCCTCCTCGATCCTCTTCACGACCACGTTCTAACCGTCGCTTTTTTCTTCATTCTGTAAAAGAATTGATAACCTTGATCTTGTTGGCTTCAAGTCCCAGTTCAGTAACCGCCCTCATTTTCACTTTGACCCCTTTCATTTCTCTTTAAGCATAAACTTCAAATTCCATAGGGTTATTGTGATTAATCGCCCTTTATGTTCAATATATTTGGCTGATTTAGATGCATTGACTAAAAAATATTTGaactttgttgaaaatattgtttACTTGCACTGAAAAAacctttttaaaattcaaaaaccaGTTTATCCTGAGTTAGTtcgagagttctatgcaaatataTACTATCATAAAGAAATTGTTCATTCATAAGTTAAGGgccataaaatttatttaaataaacaatCCGTCAATTTACACTTCGGGTAAGTGAGATAATGATTTTGGTATTTCACACAAAGAAGTTTTCGCTAATATAAATTTGAACATTTTTTACGCCGGGACGTCCGCTTGGATCACCAATCTTGGCGAGGTTAACAACCCCACTATGGTGAAATTAGCCAAGAACCCACCTTGGTTGGCTAAGTCAATGATGcacctcttactctcaaagaGTCTAGAGGAAAATAAGCACACAACTTATTTCAATATATAACTTAATCAATTCAACACTTAAACAAAACGGGTACATACGCATATTTATACTAGTACGGGAGAGGAAACTTTCATGACTCAGGCGATGTGAGACTAACTCATAacacaatataataatatatgttAAACTAGACTACTTTAATTAATGACACAAACATAAAGATACATACTCCTGCATCAATTTTTCTCATGAATAGTGTCATGCCAAACCACCGGTCTCTAGGTCCTGTTAGAGCGCAGCTACACTGAATCATCACTTATATTCTCTTGCCTGAAAGTAATTCGTATCAAAGAGTTATTCTCTGTGACACCTTAGTTCAATATATCATTCTCAATAAAGTTGAAATCTCTTTTGCATACTTAATGATGCATCACATGTATGATTGTATTCGGAGTGACAAAATGTTTCATTATCATATGACATATTTTTAGCCTATTTTTTTCGAATATTTTAGTATTGATCTAAGTGATGAGAAACAAGAGTATAGAACTTCTTATCTAAAAGACGGTGGTGTAATAATACAATCCAAGAAAAAAGGGACTAAAAACTGGAAAGGACACTAtcatgaaaaaagaagaagataaaagtcTTCCTCCTTTGACCGTTGGTACATCCTCCTCCAACAAGTATTTGGTCAATGTAGTAGTGAAAGATGTTCCTTGAGAATTTGTGAACTTGACCAAATATTTGATCAACTCAAGTAAGCTAGTAAGAAAACTGTcaattcaaaatgaaaatttcttgaaaaagtatCAAAGTCTAGTTGAATGCTTCTTAAGTACATTTTGTGCATGGCATATTTCACCTCTTTGATAACAAAAGAGGAAGTGAATATGTAAAATGAATTGAATTAATTAGGTTATTTGATTACAGAATTGGTGCTTCTTAGCATCTGAATTGGTGCTGCTTAGCACTGTGCTAGTTGCTATTGGTTGTTTAAATTGTTTTATGAGATTGCTGTattatgaatttttgttttgtAATCTTGGAGAAAAGTTATAAAATTATTTCAAacttttttatatgtatttttgttttgtattcaTAATTCTGAGGGAATTACTTTGCTAAATTGAGTGAGCATTTAGTGGTTGAAAGTTTAGAGTGTGAATCTAGCCAAATCAAGTTTGGGTAAAAATTTGGTTTATCCCAAATAGGATTCGATAGAATCCTAGAAAATTGTTAATTGTAATCTTTGTGAAAGATAGTAGAAATTTCACCACAGTTATGGTGAAGACTGGACGTAGACCACATTCAATAAGGTGGTTGAATCAGGATATATAATTGTGTCAATTTCTCTTCTCTActcagtttttagttttattgttaagagacaaaataaaaatatattctacTTAATCAACTTAGCAGAAGTCACAACAATTCAGTATAATTCAAAAGTTAAATCAAGTTTTAAGTTAAAAGTTCACAAATTTAAAAAGGGCCATAAATTCAACCTCCCTATTCTATGTCATATTGTCATTGATAACCTTTAAAACAATTTAGTTTGTTGCTTTGTAGAATGATGTATGTATAGGCATAGATACCATCAACAACTCCCTTGTATCAAAGTAGcaattggaaaaagaaagaaggatGGAAAGAATAAAGAGAATAATGATACGCACTCTTGTATGAGATTAAACAATATTCTACTTCTTTGCTATAACATGCACCACGACCTTAAAAAAGAGACACAACTCTGAAGTGGTTTACAACATTATCATAGTCAATAATCTCTCCCTACTTTAAAATTTCTACTTATTAAAACCAACTCCATTGAAAAGTAAAACATCTAGAGCTTCTGAATTATCATATCTATCTCTGAATTATCTATTTGTTTTGGGTATGACGTCACTCCAACTCTCTCTCATTTGGAAGGAAAAACATGTCAAAAGCCGGGACATGTGCAATGAACATTACCTTGAATTCAGACATTCATTCAGTTGCTGAATCAAATAATGGGGTTGCTACCTAATCAAGTTTTCATTGACCAATCAAAATTCTTGTAGGAAACAGTAACAGGGCCAGCATCACATAAGAGATGAGACAAAAGGCCTGATTTACTGGGACTCAAGTAATTAAGTACCCAATTTAGTATATCTTTCTCTGTACCAAAATCACCACCGAACCTGCCAATATAATAATGTTTCCATAAGATGGGAGGTATAAATGAAAATCAGCCTTAGCCAAGGTATTCCAAAAGGATTGAAAAAACAAACTCAGATTAAGGTTCCTTACATCAACTTCATCCAAATCTCATTTTTAAGCTACTCATTTCAAGAAAACTGTTTGTCATTATTGTTTCATTTCAGAATTGGATGAAATGGATATAAGGAACTTGGTGCCAAGTTTATTGCTTTGAATGTTAATTACCACTTTAAAAGTGGAGTGAGATGAACTGTTCTCTTCTCCAGGTCCACTTCAATTCCATTATTATTCTCAAAGAAGTCTCTTGTAGCACCTCTtaattcatcttctactctttgaGCTGAGAAGAATCTAATCTTTGGACTGAACTTTGAACCCATACAAAGTCCAAAGTGAATTAACGGATTAAACTTGACAAGAACAACCTGCGAATTGTCATGAACAAGTTAAActtcttcaaataataataataaaaagaacacTAAATATAGCAGATGATATAAAAGTTAATATTAAAGTTTTCTGAATTAATTTGATCTTCCGATGATTTAATGTTTCAATTTAGTCGTCAGCAGAATCAATAAGTTGGTCTTTCAATTAGTTTTGTTACGTTGTTAATGTTATGACTTATGAGTGACACATCCAGGTGGAATTTAAGAATCTTTCAAAAACTAAATAGAGGCCTAAAATCCTTAAAATATTAAATTGACTTATACATGATCTTTTAAAGATTATTAAGTGCTAACTCAGTATCATAACAATGAAAGAGTACATGACTATCTATCAACATTGAATATTGTGGAAATTTTTTACCTCCAATCGCTTGTCTCCTGTGCCAAAGGGTTTGCCTAAGGAATATGCTGACCTCTGATTGCATCTGAGGACACCATTTTTTATATCAGATATAGAAAAAGGGCTGCCTCCAATTAAATACTGAAAAGTGGTATTGAATGACATTCTTTCCATTACACCTTCTGGATAACCTATTCTAACAATAGCATGGATGACCATGGCATTATACAAATTTAAGAAGAAGGCAAGTTTCTCGTTTTCTGATAGTTCCAATAGGTTGACCCGATGGAGATCCTCTGTCATATTTACATACCTGCATTGAGTAAAACAATGAGAAATAACTTTAAACAGAATATTGAATATTCAAACACAAGAGGTATATCATTTAGACATACAGTATAATAACTATGTTCTCTTTGGACACACCTTTATCATTTACCATTAAATGGTAGCATTGTAACATTTTAGTCTTCTAACATTGTATTCCGTCGATTAATTTTAAGCCTATCCTTAAGAGTTATAATCCACTAGTGATGTATTATGTGTTGAAAGTGTTATAGACTCTCTAGCATATTATATGTCTCATACTTATAAATTAtctaaaaatcttatttttaattgATGTAGTTAGGAGTTGTAATAGAAATTAGTTATCAATATTAGCTAAATTAGTTAGTTATTTCAAAAATAGAATTACCATAATTGAAATAACTAATATTGATAACTTAGACTTAACAAATACATGGTTGAAATGTGAAAAACCAAATATTGATTTCAGTATATGATAGACTAAATTGAATCATATTAAATCAAAAACCAATATATAATCTATAAGTAGATGAACATacatcaacaaatatttaatttgcatcaaatatatgccaaaaaaaataatacataacaAATTAATGCTTATGTATATTATAAGATGTAGAAATTTACGTGCAGTTTTTCACGTGAAATTGCTAGTTTGAAAACTTTAATATGTTTGAATAAATTGTTATTTAACGTCTCTTAATTATTAAAGTTCATATGAAACAATTACATATGAGTATTCATTTTTATAAGATTCTCATACCTACGAAATTCTTCGCTTTGTCTAACGGCATCATAATCAATATATTGTCTGTCATCAGAAGCATAGGACTCAAGAATGGCATACATAATCTTGGTAAGCCTGTCGGCAACAACAGCTGCAGACTTTGGTTCATTATAATTTGTAGCATCACGGAAATTGTAGCAACTTTCGATAAAAGGTTCATGCTCAAGGAAACGGTATACGTGATTTCCCTCCTCAAAATCATGTTCCCTTCATTTTAAAAAAACACAAAAGGTTTCCAATTCCAGTAAGAAAATATCATCAACTACTACTTGTGGCTCATATTGTTATCCGCCTGGTCTTCTTAGGTTCAATAGCGCTTTACTTACCCGAAAACATGGTGAATGAAGTGCTTCCTGGCTAACTGTTTTCCGAGCACAACAGCCTACACATTTGTTCCAAAATGTAAAGCATCTTAGTCTTGGGGGAAACAATATATTATACATTTACAAAAACAAAGTTTTGACAACTGTTTAAAAAGTGGGGGTACTAAAGAACATAGTGAACATGTAGCATTGGAATGGCAAGGCTTTTACGATCTAGGATGTTGTTACCTACAATGAAATTGTATCGACTTAGATAATAAGGTGTTTGATTTACTTAAGACTCATATCAACTATGTCATAATATAGACGTTATAAATCACTCTAttcatataataatataaaatgacTACATATTNNNNNNNNNNNNNNNNNNNNNNNNNNNNNNNNNNNNNNNNNNNNNNNNNNNNNNNNNNNNNNNNNNNNNNNNNNNNNNNNNNNNNNNNNNNAaaactattatatatataatagttaatttaataactaatttcTGGTATTTTGAATATAATGATCAATATTAACATTAGCCATAACTTTTATTTGTAATTGTGATGTACCCTATGATTTAGAGGCACGGATAACTTCCTTTCCAAGTAGTACTGTAGTATTATGGTTATTGAACATTTGtttatttaacaaaaaagttCAACTAAAAATTAGTTAGTCACTGACGCCACCGTAGTGGATGGCAATCAAGTAATCAACATACCGTGCTGAATGAGCAACGGTTAAGCATGAGTCACCACTCGTGACACCATATATTAATTGATCAATTTAAAACATCTGGGaatattaattttctttttaaaaaaaggaAGTTATTGTGTGGACGAAATGAAGCATGAAAGACACCACAATTCCGTGCACTTTACAACTCTTGAAATTGGGCCCTTTGTGTGATTAAGCTGACGTTATAAAAATTCACGGGCCTTAGAAACTCAATTCTAACCAGTGGTGTCCAACGAAGGCCTGCTTAGAAGTTTCagtaaatataaattaaatttttatacttgatatcaaaaacacaaaataaaatcGTATACTATATtcccaaaataaaaaattgaattatCTGAAAGTATaacaatataatatttttttatttatgacacCTAGGATGTAATGTAACATAGGTACTTCTTGTGGTAGAGCTGTTTTGTTCCCCATTGTTttggaaacaaaattaaaacataGTAGTGCACGAGTCCTTGTTATCATCATAGGCCCCCATGTGTGTCATTATTACAGCTTATGGTTCTAAACTTCTCAAGTTCTGTTCCATATCTAAATGCTTCTCATCAATGcagaaaacaaataaacaattCTCACGCTCGCACCTTCCCTCACTTTTACTAATCAGTATCACACTTAATATTTTAAAGCAAGAGCTCTACATTTTAAAATCAACAATTTCATATATTTATTCTAATAGTATGAGATTGgtgtaaaattttatttaatgatttatttttttttgttggttatgccagaatttaataaagttatTGACTCCCtaaattttttctatttatatttaTTGGACACAGGGAAAATAATTCctaaataaataagaatttaaaaactaaaattctCAACTATGTTAATTACCAATGAAAACATTTTTTCATATTTACTACATCCACAAAACTAATGtaatattttatttcattataTTTTGATGGAAGCATTTTGTTTTATTATACATATATCAGATGTCTAAATCAATTCATAAATGTACAAAATAGTGGCTCTAAAATTTGGTTTCAAGGATCATTTATCAAAATTTTATCAATTCCTAATATTACAAATCTATGGTACTAAGCACACGTATATACCTTAAAAGATATctacaacaaattaaagaaacgAAAGAATAGTATAGAATACGTAAGCTGTTAGCATGCTGTATACGCATACGTATGTCATACGTACCTCGCTACGCGCGCAACCAAGGTATTCAACCAAAGCATCAACGAGCTCTTCGCCAACGAAACAGTCCCTCACGATCTTCATCCTCCTCCACCGATCACTGATCACAATTTTCTGCCGTACGAACCTAATCTGATCATAAAGCTCGTCTTTCCTATCATGATTTATAGGATCGACACCGTACACCGGCGGCGCCGGCGCTTCGTCGGGACACTTCTCCGCCAGCATCTCCGCCACCCTCCGATCGAAATCGCCGCTTCTACGGAGCGAGTTAAGCGCCACCAAACCGCCGAACATCTTCTCGTTGAAGAAAATCTGCGGCACCGCTGAGACTCCAGTTCTCTCCATTAACTCCTTCTCACGCTCCCTGAAAACGTCGATGTTTATCTCAACGTACGGAAGACCTTTCTCTCTGAAGAATTTCCTCACGGCGGTGCAGTCTCTGCAATTCGATCTCGAGAAGAAGGTGATTCTTCCTTTCAGTTGATTCACTTCCTCCTGTTTCTGCTCTACTACCACCTTGACACCGGAGAGGTTGAACTCCATGATTTCCACCTTCTTCTTGTCCGAAACGTCGTCGTTTTGGCGAAACGTCGAGATCCTCTTTAAGATCGCGTCCGAGAGGCCGGAGCTTCGCTGCCTGATGAAGGTGCCGATTCCGGAGGAAGCGTCGTCGTTTCGAGGTGGTGACGTGGATGTTAAAGTGTGTGGCGGCGCGGGAGATGGAAGGAGTGAATGAGGATGGATGAGCGTTTCCGCGTTGAAatgattttgtttgtttgttacgGCTTCTTCTTCGTCGTCGtcttcgtcgtcgtcgtcgttgtGATCGTCGTCGTACTCGTGGCTGTTATCGGAATACTGAGGAGAAGCGAGATTACGAGATAGTAGGTCTACTTTCGGTTTgtgtttctctttttcttcttctccttcttcttggtAATGGAGGTAGGGATGATCGTTATCGATGGGGATTTCGGTGCACTCAGATTCGGGTTCGGTTCTGATTCNNNNNNNNNNNNNNNNNNNNNNNNNNNNNNNNNNNNNNNNNNNNNNNNNNNNNNNNNNNNNNNNNNNNNNNNNNNNNNNNNNNNNNNNNNNNNNNNNNNNNNNNNNNNNNNNNNNNNNNNNNNNNNNNNNNNNNNNNNNNNNNNNNNNNNNNNNNNNNNNNNNNNNNNNNNNGAAAGAATTGAGAAGTGaatgaagaaaagaagattgaAGTGTTGGTAGCAGATAAAGCTTAGGCTTGTTAAGTGGGAATATATAAGGAACAAGTCAAACAGACAAACCTTctcttttcattttaatttttatattttcattttctctaGTTTCGAGAATTTGGATATTctcaaacaaaaataattagaatATACTAGATCTGTAATTAgaatatatatgaatttatttataTAATCTATACAAAAATGGTCAACATAAAATAACTGCACATACACAAATATCATTAATTAGTAAATATTTAATTCTATTATTTTCTATCTTCCAAGTCATACAAAATCTAAGCAGTTGTTacaattatgatttttttttttgggttcaaTGTAGTACATAGCAATTAAATTGCACATTTattcatatattttatattttgaagTAAAATAAATTGTAACGCAGGCTTATCTAATGTTAGTTAATTAAATTCTACAATTTATCTGCACATATCTAGTTGATCTTTTTGCAAACAAAACCGTGtgggaaataaaaacaaaaaatccaagggaatgagaaaataaaacatatatatatattagtccaTTTTGTTCGAACATGAAATGGAAAATGAGAAGGAATGTGCAAAGAAAAGTCTTATTCTCAAGATAAAGACACCCACGGAAGCAGCAAATAATTATTGCAGGCAGCACCCAATACAAGAAGAAAACATATAATCGCAATTATTTATTTTGTAGTTAatagcaacaaaaaaaaaaaaacttattttgtAGTTGGTGATGAGGATGCATGCCCTTTAATTGTTTTATGTGTGAAATGTTCTTTGCAATGGTTCAAAAGTTCTGCAAtttatttctttctcttttaaAATACAATTTACAAACACAATTTTAGGAGGAATAAATTAAATCTCTTGGAATCCTAATTTAGATTTGTCATCTATTTTTCCAAGTATCTGCCGCTATGCATTTCTTGTTTTAACTTAATTGGTAAATATCCAACTTGGTTAATAATAAGAAATTTCAGATATGTCATTTGactttttaattcatttttattttttaagaactTTTTTTTAGTAACTAATTTATCTTGTAGTAAGTATATTTATCAAGATCTAACtatcttataataaaatttttaaaaaatttatctgTCTAATATGTATAATAAAAAATTGTTGAATATCAATTTAAATATTTACTCTAAATTAATCTTTGGCTCCTTATGGAAATATTAGACTAATTTATATGGATTGTGATTCAAAATTATATTCCTTCACATGAATAATCAATTGGATCATGTTGGGATTGACTATGTATGTAATAAGTTGGCTCCATATTTGGTGATGATCATGATGATTATTTCCGTAAAATAATGTTTAGTTGAGGGTTGTATATAGAGTTGACAAGATCCAAGAGTCAATTCGTCCATCTAACGTGGTGGGGagttattaacttattatatAAGCAACGATTAACCCTAGATTTTGGACACTTGGATCACTAATAGCCTTTGCCCTTAATAACTAGCAAATATAATAACCACACAAGGTGATATAATATCACAATTTATGAACAATTTTACACTctcttaattaataataatttaattaatagatACGAAATTATATCATGATGTAAATACGAGTAATATTAcgactaataaaatttattatttttgattaatatttaattaattttaaatattaaaagttaaatCTTaactttaatattataaaaataatatattaatttaaaatattaactaatattaataaaaagtaTTGGTTcagtattttttttgaaataattttattaatattaattttgtGGCATTTTCGCATAAGACACAAATGGAGAAATAGGAATTTATTTATAAATGTGAAACTGTTCATTGAAATGATAAGTAATATAGCTAGATACAATAACCTAACAAGAAATGCAATTGAATTTTGTACCTAGTATTATATTGCTGTTCTAACAGTGATTCTGTCAATTTCAAATATATTTGAATGATCTAACATATATATTTTCCTTTAGATCACATGCTTTTAGTGAGTAATAATGCCTTTAATTGAAATTTGATATTATATATActattattagttttttttttggacGTGGCCTTGGCCAGCCAAACAACCCGACCCAAGGCGCCTGAAGCTAAGAGACCCGCAACCAACCTAGACCTGCGCCCGACCCGAATACAACCTGACCCTCAACACCTCAACCTGGTCTTCTTTCTCCTTCACAGCGAGCTATCCAGTGGTGTGTTCTCCTCCTCCAACGATTGTGCATGTTCGTGATTCCGAGCTCCTCCTCTCCCATTGCCTATGTCATCTCTAATCCTGAGGTTTTCGTGTTGAAGTAGCCCGTTGCTGCGCCTCACGACGGGTGTCCCATCCTGATCTGCGTCCCCTTGACTGGATTCTGTATTACTTGATTCTGTATATCTTGAATATGCTGAATTTTTGCGAGACTTGCTTCTGATCTTATTGTATTCCTTAATTGAATAGGTGGGTTCATTGTCCACTGTCTCCCAAGATTATTTTCCGCTGCCATCGCTGCCAGTTGGTGAGCTAATTTGTTGCCATCCCTTGGAGTCCAGGTAGCTCCCACATCTAGAGCCTCTTCCAGCAGTTGGAGAATATCTCGAATGATTGCATCTGCTTCCGCTATGGGCGTTCTAGCCTTGATTGCCTGAACCAGAGGTAAGATGTCAGTTTCAATTATGCAATTGGGTATCTGAAGATTCTTAATAAGTATGAGTGCTTCTCTATATGCTTGAGCTTCGGCTGTTAATGGTGATATTGTCTTGAATGTTGCTGTTGTCCCAGTTATGACTTTTCCTTGCCAGTCCCTTACTACCGCTGCTAGAGCTGCTGTACCGGTATCCCTGTGAAAAGATGCGTCTGTGTTCACTTTCAACCTATTCTTTGGCGGCGGTCTGCAGGTAATTCTCTTTCTCACACCGCCCCTGCCTGTATCTGGAATGTTTGCTTTAATGGATTCCTGTGTTGCCTTATGAAATTCTGCTGTTAGATATTCTGATTGAATTATTACCTTTTGTGGGCTGATTTCTGTTTGCTGGAATATATGCTGGTTCCTTTCTTTCCAAATGCTCCAGCAAACACATCCGAGTTTGCATAAAGTTTTCTCTTGTTCACTCCTTGATTCAgtctttattcttcttattttatccaTTATCCATTCTCCAAAAGATCTTACATTATAGGCCGTAGGAACAATTTGAATACTGGATCCGAACCACACTGCTCTAGTCCACGGACACAATAATAGCGCATGTTCAATTGTTTCATCCTCTTTCTGGCATATGTTGCATGTGGGCGTCGTTGTAATTCTCCGCTGATATAGATTCGTGTTTACTGGCAAAATTCTATGCACTGCTTTCCATAGAAACATTCTAACCTTTTGATGCACCGGTAGTCTCCAAATAGCTTCCCAATCCTCCCTCCAATCCTGACTAGTCGAAGCCTTGCAGATTCTTCCCTCTTTCTTCGAATCCTTCTCCTCCTTAGCGACATAATAACCGGTTCTCACATTGTACTGTCCATCCTTTATGTGCTGCCAAACAAAGTAATCCTTCTTGTTGATCAGGCTAATAGGAGTCTTAGTTATTAGTTCAGCTACGCTTCCATGAAATATTTCTTTAATCTTGTTCCTATCCCAACCCTTCCCTTCTCTAATCAGCTCACTCACTTTTCTAATACCTCCTACTCCGCCTCTTCCCAATTTTCCTATCCCTGCTACCCAATTGTCTTCTCAAATATCTACCTCCGCTCCATTCTCTATACTCCAACTTCCTTTCCTTTTGAGGAAATCCCTTCCCTCAAGCAAGTTCTTCCATATCCATGAAGCGTTCCTTCCTTCTACCGCCTCCCATAGGCTGTAATTTGGGTAATAAATGGCCTTTAAAGTCCGAACCCATATGGCATCCTCCTCTTTTAACAACCTCCAAGCTTGTTTAGCTAGGTGTGCTATGTTTTGGCATTCTAAATCCTTGAATTCCAAACCTCCATGTATTTTGCTCCTTGTCATTTTTACCCAACTCTTCTAGTAAATGCTTCTTTCCTTTCCATTGCTTCTCCACCAGAATCTGGCTATTGCTGCTTCAATTCTCTTACAAAAGGATTTGGAGAATTTAATGATATTCATAGCCTAGACAGGAATCGCCTGTATTACTGCTTTTATCAAAACCTCCTTTCTGGCTTGATTTAATAGCTTCTCTTTCCATCCTTGCATCTTGTCCAGCATCTTCTCCTGTATCCACTCCAATGCCTTATTCTTGGATCTTTCCCATCTTGCTGGTAGCCCTAGGTATCTTCCCGGATCATCCCATGATGCCATTTCAGTTATCTCCTCAATGTTCACCCTCCTCTGTATTGATACCTGCCTTCCAAATATCAGCCCGGACTTGTCAGTGTTAATTCTCTGTCATGATGTCTctgtatatttatttataatttggaTAAGTTGATAAATCTCCTCTTCTTGTGTCCCTGCAAAAATAATACAATCATCAGCAAAAAGTAGGTGAGTAATAACCGGTGCTGTTAGAGCAAGCCTAATTCCAGATATAAGATTTTTCTTCCTCGCCTTATCCATGAGAATAGTAAAACTCTCAGCagccaaaataaataaatagggcaATAGGGATCTCCCTATCTGAGACCTCTCTGTGGAATGATCTTGGTTGATAGCTTGCCATTTATTTTGAATCTATAACTcgcacttttcacacaactcatCAACAATCTGACCCAATCTTTGCTAAAACCAAACTCTTCCATTACC from Arachis ipaensis cultivar K30076 chromosome B02, Araip1.1, whole genome shotgun sequence harbors:
- the LOC107627879 gene encoding uncharacterized protein LOC107627879 isoform X1; the protein is MEFNLSGVKVVVEQKQEEVNQLKGRITFFSRSNCRDCTAVRKFFREKGLPYVEINIDVFREREKELMERTGVSAVPQIFFNEKMFGGLVALNSLRRSGDFDRRVAEMLAEKCPDEAPAPPVYGVDPINHDRKDELYDQIRFVRQKIVISDRWRRMKIVRDCFVGEELVDALVEYLGCARSEAVVLGKQLARKHFIHHVFGEHDFEEGNHVYRFLEHEPFIESCYNFRDATNYNEPKSAAVVADRLTKIMYAILESYASDDRQYIDYDAVRQSEEFRRCNQRSAYSLGKPFGTGDKRLEVVLVKFNPLIHFGLCMGSKFSPKIRFFSAQRVEDELRGATRDFFENNNGIEVDLEKRTVHLTPLLKWFGGDFGTEKDILNWVLNYLSPSKSGLLSHLLCDAGPVTVSYKNFDWSMKT
- the LOC107627879 gene encoding uncharacterized protein LOC107627879 isoform X2, which gives rise to MEFNLSGVKVVVEQKQEEVNQLKGRITFFSRSNCRDCTAVRKFFREKGLPYVEINIDVFREREKELMERTGVSAVPQIFFNEKMFGGLVALNSLRRSGDFDRRVAEMLAEKCPDEAPAPPVYGVDPINHDRKDELYDQIRFVRQKIVISDRWRRMKIVRDCFVGEELVDALVEYLGCARSEAVVLGKQLARKHFIHHVFGYVNMTEDLHRVNLLELSENEKLAFFLNLYNAMVIHAIVRIGYPEGVMERMSFNTTFQYLIGGSPFSISDIKNGVLRCNQRSAYSLGKPFGTGDKRLEVVLVKFNPLIHFGLCMGSKFSPKIRFFSAQRVEDELRGATRDFFENNNGIEVDLEKRTVHLTPLLKWFGGDFGTEKDILNWVLNYLSPSKSGLLSHLLCDAGPVTVSYKNFDWSMKT